The Clarias gariepinus isolate MV-2021 ecotype Netherlands chromosome 4, CGAR_prim_01v2, whole genome shotgun sequence genome window below encodes:
- the zgc:174935 gene encoding uncharacterized protein zgc:174935 yields the protein MKYLPVVMVLVVAFTLALLGVIHSRRNVERQLTKTLYFENVKHRVTVDVLKEFKANIVEANSRIDRTKKEIVDLTAAIETAQVSADEKKTELNTCTEELRQLKTASDAIEAERNRTITEFQQQRGSFTERTANIKIQAEKRSRMCDYIIKSSVEGMKLCGIVPVLQAEAKPQAPKAA from the exons atgAAGTACCTGCCTGTGGTAATGGTCTTGGTGGTGGCGTTTACACTGGCCCTGTTGGGTGTCATTCACTCTAGGAGGAACGTGGAGCGCCAACTAACCAAGACCTTGTATTTCGAGAACGTTAAACACAGAGTGACCGTCGACGTGCTGAAGGAGTTCAAGGCCAATATTGTTGAGGCTAACAGCAGGATCGACCGAACCAAGAAGGAGATCGTGGACCTTACAGCAGCAATCGAAACAGCTCAGGTTTCtgcagatgagaaaaaaactgAGCTGAATACGTGCACCGAAGAACTG CGCCAGCTCAAGACTGCATCTGATGCCATAGAAGCAGAGAGAAACAGAACCATCA CTGAGTTTCAGCAGCAGAGGGGCAGTTTCACAGAGCGGACAGccaacattaaaatacaagctGAGAAGCGCAGCAGAATGTGTGACTACATTATCAAGTCCTCTGTCGAGGGGAT gAAATTATGTGGTATCGTGCCAGTTCTACAAGCAGAGGCAAAACCTCAAGCTCCCAAAGCAGCCTGA